In a single window of the Tellurirhabdus bombi genome:
- a CDS encoding exo-beta-1,4-galactosidase yields MCQPLSRLLALVFSLFLVVAGAQAAKPIIDLKGTWRFQADPADKGISERWFSAKLRETIKLPGSMLENGKGDPVTLQTKWTGSIYDSSWYFNPRMEKFRRADNLKFPFWLTPDKHYVGAAWYQKEVNIPKSWKGQRISLYLERPHTETRVWVDDKEIGMENSMVVAHEFDLSAALSPGKHVITLRIDNRIKEINVGKDSHSLTDHTQGNWNGVVGKLELQATAPIWLDDVQVYPDIARKMAKVKMTVHSSLEKPVTGNITLNANSFNTSVKQQVKPLTAPFTLEGTKITLELEYPMGDNIQTWDEFDPALYRLTANLSTSTGLQSEKNVQFGMRDFGIDGTRFSINGRPIHLRGTVENCQFPLTGYAPMDVAGWERVFKIAKKYGLNHMRFHSYCPPEAAFVAADLVGFYLQPEGPSWCNHGTSLGDGKPVDQFIYEETDRMAKVYGNYASFCMLAYGNEPAGRNQAKYLAEFIKYWQAKDTRRKYTGASVGMSWPLVPENEFMVKSGPRNLPWDKRPASTENYRAKIADFNVPYLAHEMGQWCAFPNFKEIKKYTGVYKAKNFELFQEDLADRGMADLGERFLMASGKLQVLSYKNEMEMSLRTPGAAGFQLLSLNDYSGQGTALVGLLDAFWEEKGYLNEQEFTRFCNQTVPLARLPKFVYRNNETLQAEVELYHFGKAPLTKAKTSWTLTDEKGKKIASGAFEPKDVPIGSNFALGSINTALASIQKASKLTLTVSLDGTLFGNDWEIWVYPANLPDTRSNDIHFTTALDAKAEEVLKAGGSVFLQAAGKIEKGKEVVQHFAPVFWNTSWFKMRPPHTLGIVVDPKAPAFADFPTDYHSNLQWWEILNRAQVMNLEDFPASFRPLVQPIDTWFLNRKLGLLLETKVGDGKLMLCSADLTSDAENRPVAQQLLHSLTQYMQSDRFNPKETVNLSVIQALFTTPSRDTFKAYSNDSPDELKTKAQLKH; encoded by the coding sequence ATGTGTCAACCACTCTCCCGTTTGCTTGCTTTAGTATTCAGTCTCTTCCTGGTGGTCGCAGGAGCGCAAGCGGCCAAGCCCATCATTGATCTGAAAGGAACTTGGCGATTTCAGGCCGACCCGGCTGATAAAGGCATTTCGGAGCGTTGGTTTTCTGCCAAATTGCGAGAGACTATCAAGTTGCCGGGTTCTATGCTCGAAAATGGCAAAGGCGATCCGGTGACGCTGCAAACAAAATGGACCGGCAGTATCTACGACAGTTCGTGGTATTTTAACCCGAGAATGGAAAAATTCCGGCGGGCTGATAACCTGAAATTTCCGTTCTGGTTAACGCCCGACAAGCACTACGTTGGTGCGGCCTGGTACCAGAAAGAGGTCAATATTCCTAAAAGTTGGAAAGGGCAGCGTATCAGTCTTTACCTCGAACGACCTCATACCGAAACGCGCGTTTGGGTGGATGACAAGGAGATTGGTATGGAAAATAGCATGGTCGTGGCGCACGAATTTGATCTAAGTGCTGCACTCTCTCCCGGTAAGCACGTCATTACGCTCCGCATCGACAACCGCATCAAGGAAATAAACGTAGGCAAAGACTCCCACAGCCTGACTGATCATACGCAGGGTAACTGGAACGGCGTGGTTGGTAAATTGGAATTACAGGCTACGGCGCCGATCTGGCTCGACGATGTGCAGGTTTACCCGGATATAGCGCGGAAGATGGCGAAGGTGAAAATGACCGTACACAGTTCTTTAGAAAAGCCAGTGACGGGAAATATTACCTTAAATGCAAACAGTTTTAACACGTCAGTCAAACAGCAAGTAAAGCCACTGACCGCGCCGTTTACCCTGGAAGGCACAAAAATAACGCTGGAACTGGAGTATCCGATGGGCGATAACATCCAAACCTGGGACGAATTCGACCCGGCTTTGTACCGCCTTACCGCTAACCTAAGCACTAGTACCGGCTTGCAGAGCGAAAAAAACGTGCAGTTTGGTATGCGCGATTTTGGGATTGATGGCACCCGGTTCTCCATCAACGGGCGACCCATCCACTTGCGCGGAACGGTTGAAAATTGCCAGTTTCCGTTGACGGGCTATGCGCCAATGGATGTAGCCGGCTGGGAACGCGTGTTTAAAATCGCCAAAAAATACGGCCTGAACCACATGCGTTTTCATTCGTATTGTCCGCCCGAAGCGGCGTTTGTGGCGGCGGATTTGGTAGGCTTTTACTTGCAACCGGAAGGGCCAAGCTGGTGCAACCACGGCACATCACTGGGCGATGGCAAGCCCGTCGATCAGTTCATTTATGAGGAAACTGACCGCATGGCGAAGGTATACGGCAACTACGCTTCCTTTTGCATGTTGGCCTACGGGAACGAGCCTGCTGGCCGAAATCAGGCGAAATACCTCGCGGAATTTATCAAGTATTGGCAAGCAAAAGACACGCGCCGGAAATACACGGGCGCTTCGGTTGGTATGAGTTGGCCGCTGGTGCCGGAGAATGAGTTTATGGTGAAATCCGGGCCGCGGAACCTGCCGTGGGACAAACGTCCAGCCAGTACAGAAAACTACCGCGCAAAAATCGCCGATTTCAACGTGCCTTATCTGGCGCATGAGATGGGTCAGTGGTGTGCTTTCCCGAATTTCAAGGAAATCAAAAAATATACAGGGGTTTATAAAGCCAAAAATTTTGAATTATTCCAGGAAGATCTGGCCGATCGGGGCATGGCCGATCTGGGTGAACGTTTCCTGATGGCTTCGGGCAAATTGCAGGTGCTGAGCTACAAAAATGAAATGGAAATGTCGCTACGTACGCCCGGCGCGGCTGGTTTTCAGTTGCTCTCACTGAACGATTACTCGGGGCAGGGCACGGCGCTAGTTGGTTTGCTGGATGCGTTTTGGGAGGAGAAAGGTTACCTGAATGAGCAGGAATTCACGCGCTTCTGTAACCAGACCGTTCCGTTGGCGCGGCTGCCCAAATTCGTTTACCGCAATAACGAAACCTTGCAGGCTGAAGTCGAACTGTATCATTTTGGAAAAGCTCCATTAACAAAGGCCAAGACTTCCTGGACGCTTACCGATGAAAAGGGCAAAAAGATAGCTAGCGGCGCATTTGAGCCGAAAGACGTACCCATTGGCAGCAACTTCGCGCTTGGCTCGATTAATACGGCATTGGCCAGTATTCAGAAAGCGAGTAAGTTGACATTAACCGTTTCGCTGGATGGTACCTTGTTTGGCAACGATTGGGAAATCTGGGTTTATCCGGCCAATTTACCCGACACACGTTCCAATGACATCCATTTTACGACCGCGCTGGATGCTAAAGCCGAAGAGGTTTTGAAAGCGGGTGGCAGTGTCTTTTTGCAGGCGGCGGGCAAGATTGAAAAAGGCAAAGAAGTGGTACAGCATTTCGCACCGGTTTTCTGGAATACGTCCTGGTTCAAGATGCGGCCTCCCCACACGCTGGGCATTGTGGTAGATCCGAAAGCTCCCGCCTTCGCCGATTTTCCGACCGATTATCACAGCAATTTGCAGTGGTGGGAAATTTTAAACCGTGCGCAGGTAATGAATCTGGAAGATTTTCCGGCTAGCTTCCGGCCACTGGTGCAGCCCATCGATACGTGGTTTTTAAATCGTAAGCTGGGTCTTCTGCTGGAAACGAAAGTAGGGGACGGGAAATTGATGTTGTGCAGTGCGGATCTGACGAGCGATGCCGAAAACCGTCCGGTAGCGCAGCAACTTCTGCACAGCCTGACGCAATACATGCAATCGGACCGGTTTAACCCGAAAGAAACGGTTAATCTATCCGTCATTCAGGCTCTTTTTACCACGCCGTCGCGGGATACGTTTAAGGCTTATTCGAACGACAGTCCCGACGAATTGAAAACCAAGGCGCAGTTGAAGCACTAG
- a CDS encoding DUF4450 domain-containing protein → MRKTTSIISLLLLSTLTTFSQSTKPSPVWHNQERTLHYRPDGEDFVTINGKRRFNRALYGTNTAFRAEAGDLPEFALYLPGVGGTLRFGLAAGGRSKWLMDAEKITARYRPGSMLYEIEDAMLGKGKLHLTVLAMADAEGLLVKAAFEGVPTETVKLVWGFGGITGKKLNRDGDIGADPESSFYLKPENCVTNNYELNKNSFRVFFGAAPTNQVASASGQRKSLIGVMPPSSQLHVADASRQETPQAFALSDSSKTLALAGSLSIRSQEPLYFAIQVPGERQILSYEALPDLLQKAEQARKTLAGQVKLKTPDPYINTLGGALSVAADAIWESPTFLHGSVAWRMRLNGWRGPYAGDPLGWHDRSRAHFRAYAKSQLTSPEVGPIVADTALNMARHLEKLGTAVFSSGYICRNPNGDFRPHHYDMNLVYIDELLWHFNWTGDVEFIREMWPVLKRHLDWEKRNFDIDGDGLYDAYCCIWASDALQYSGGGVTHSSAYNYRANKMAARLAAMIGEDPEPYRKEADKILQALNNQLWMPKKGWYAEFKDLLGLKQLHPSAGLWTVYHAIDSDVPDAFRAYQTLRYVDTEIPRIPIQAKGLADEGYYTISTTNWMPYDWSLNNVALAEVLHTSLAYWQAGQTEEAYKLWKSALVESMYVGSSPGNFQQLSFYDANRGELYRDFADPIGVASRTVVEGLFGIIPNATEGKLTIKPGFPDSWNEASLHITDVAIDFQRQQKKDRYTIIPRFGKALQLTFQVKAQAEGVKSVTINGEKVSWQNVPSAIGKPILEIKPGSAEKYEIEIEWEGTALQTPVLKNSYAQGASLTANFPKATLEDVFDPQETLQNVKKGKNNLQAQVAGERGNRTAFVQLRQGAFTWWAPLAFEVDDAVAVLADTEPSGNELIFRVQNHTDEPIQGHVTVNTGKNAFNTSLTIPARGVSSEIRVPAQQVRFGSNRVVVEWAKGKTAQHDLINWNVTSKAASKLEKLAITNYFNDRVTNLFKNDYVSPRPTSPTLQLPEQGIGNWCYPLTDAVLDDSGLRRLAGTQNEIKLPSGVPLQTPNAAGSSNILFVSQWDNYPAEAAIPLSGRASHAYFLMAGSSNTMQSQFTNGELLVAYTDGTEEVLTLRNPETWWPIEQDYYTDGFAFQLKKPVPYRVHLKTGLITRQFDQYTSIKGFSTRAIEGGAATVLDLPLNPTKTLKALTLKALANDVVIGLMSVTLVRE, encoded by the coding sequence ATGCGTAAAACGACATCCATCATCAGCCTGTTGTTACTTTCTACCCTAACAACATTTAGCCAAAGTACCAAGCCAAGCCCTGTCTGGCACAATCAGGAGAGGACGTTGCATTACCGCCCTGATGGCGAAGATTTTGTTACCATTAACGGCAAACGTCGCTTCAACCGCGCCCTATACGGAACCAATACGGCATTTCGGGCCGAGGCGGGTGATTTGCCGGAGTTCGCGCTGTATTTGCCGGGCGTGGGCGGTACGCTTCGTTTTGGTCTGGCGGCCGGCGGGCGAAGCAAATGGCTGATGGATGCCGAAAAAATAACGGCTCGCTACCGTCCCGGCTCCATGCTCTACGAAATTGAGGATGCAATGCTGGGCAAAGGCAAGCTCCATCTGACGGTGCTGGCGATGGCCGACGCCGAGGGTTTGCTGGTCAAAGCGGCTTTCGAAGGCGTTCCGACGGAGACGGTAAAACTCGTCTGGGGCTTTGGTGGAATAACGGGTAAAAAACTAAACCGCGACGGCGATATTGGGGCAGATCCAGAATCCAGCTTTTACCTTAAACCCGAAAATTGCGTCACGAATAACTATGAACTGAATAAAAACTCGTTTCGGGTCTTCTTTGGCGCAGCACCCACCAACCAGGTGGCCAGCGCGTCGGGGCAGCGCAAAAGTCTGATTGGCGTTATGCCTCCGTCAAGTCAATTGCACGTGGCTGATGCCAGCCGGCAGGAGACACCGCAAGCCTTTGCCTTGTCAGATTCATCCAAAACGCTCGCCTTGGCCGGAAGTCTCTCGATTCGAAGCCAGGAGCCGTTGTATTTTGCGATTCAGGTTCCCGGCGAGCGCCAGATTCTAAGCTACGAAGCCTTGCCCGATTTACTTCAGAAAGCAGAACAAGCCCGCAAGACCTTGGCCGGGCAGGTGAAACTGAAAACGCCGGACCCGTACATCAATACGCTGGGTGGTGCCTTGAGCGTTGCCGCCGATGCCATTTGGGAATCGCCTACATTTCTGCATGGGTCGGTGGCGTGGCGGATGCGGCTCAACGGCTGGCGCGGACCTTACGCGGGAGATCCGCTGGGCTGGCACGACCGTTCGCGGGCGCACTTCCGGGCCTACGCCAAGTCGCAGTTAACCAGCCCAGAAGTGGGTCCAATCGTGGCGGATACGGCGCTGAATATGGCCCGGCATCTCGAAAAATTAGGGACGGCGGTGTTTAGCAGCGGTTATATCTGCCGTAACCCGAACGGCGATTTTCGTCCGCATCATTATGACATGAACCTCGTTTACATCGATGAACTGTTGTGGCATTTCAACTGGACGGGCGACGTGGAATTTATCCGGGAAATGTGGCCGGTTCTGAAACGACATTTAGACTGGGAAAAACGCAATTTTGACATCGATGGAGATGGGTTGTACGACGCGTATTGCTGCATCTGGGCCAGTGACGCGTTGCAGTACAGTGGTGGCGGCGTAACGCACTCGTCCGCTTACAATTACCGGGCGAATAAAATGGCGGCTCGGCTGGCAGCGATGATCGGTGAAGACCCCGAACCCTACCGAAAAGAAGCCGATAAGATTTTACAAGCACTGAATAACCAGCTTTGGATGCCCAAGAAAGGCTGGTACGCTGAGTTCAAGGATTTGCTGGGCTTGAAGCAGTTGCATCCCTCGGCGGGGCTTTGGACGGTCTATCACGCCATCGATTCCGACGTGCCCGATGCGTTCCGGGCTTATCAGACATTGCGGTATGTGGATACCGAAATCCCCCGCATTCCCATTCAGGCGAAAGGCTTAGCCGATGAAGGCTATTACACCATTTCGACCACGAACTGGATGCCGTACGACTGGTCGCTCAATAACGTCGCGCTGGCGGAGGTGCTGCACACGAGTCTGGCTTACTGGCAGGCGGGTCAGACTGAGGAAGCTTATAAACTTTGGAAAAGCGCGCTGGTGGAAAGCATGTACGTCGGCAGCAGTCCCGGAAATTTTCAGCAATTATCGTTTTACGATGCGAACCGGGGCGAGTTGTACCGGGACTTTGCCGATCCGATTGGCGTGGCTTCCCGAACCGTTGTGGAAGGACTTTTCGGAATTATACCGAACGCCACCGAGGGCAAACTAACCATTAAGCCGGGTTTCCCGGATTCCTGGAACGAAGCCTCCCTACATATTACGGACGTCGCTATTGACTTCCAGCGACAGCAAAAAAAGGATCGCTACACCATTATTCCCCGCTTCGGAAAGGCGTTGCAACTGACTTTTCAGGTGAAGGCGCAGGCGGAAGGCGTGAAGAGTGTAACAATTAATGGGGAAAAAGTCAGTTGGCAGAACGTCCCCTCGGCCATTGGTAAGCCGATTTTGGAAATAAAACCCGGTTCGGCAGAAAAATACGAGATTGAAATTGAGTGGGAGGGAACTGCTCTTCAAACGCCTGTGCTGAAAAATAGCTACGCTCAAGGCGCATCCCTGACCGCCAACTTCCCGAAGGCGACACTTGAAGATGTTTTTGACCCGCAGGAAACGCTCCAAAACGTCAAAAAAGGCAAGAACAACCTTCAGGCGCAGGTCGCAGGCGAACGGGGCAACCGCACGGCTTTTGTGCAATTGCGCCAGGGCGCTTTCACGTGGTGGGCACCGCTGGCTTTTGAGGTTGACGACGCCGTGGCCGTACTGGCTGATACAGAACCAAGCGGCAATGAGCTAATATTTCGGGTGCAAAACCATACCGACGAACCGATTCAGGGCCACGTTACGGTCAATACGGGTAAGAACGCGTTCAATACATCGTTGACGATCCCGGCGCGGGGTGTCTCCTCGGAAATTCGGGTGCCTGCCCAGCAGGTTCGCTTCGGTAGCAACCGCGTTGTCGTTGAGTGGGCGAAGGGTAAAACGGCGCAGCACGATCTGATCAACTGGAACGTTACCAGCAAAGCCGCCAGTAAGCTGGAAAAGCTGGCGATAACGAATTACTTTAACGACCGCGTAACCAATTTATTTAAGAACGATTACGTGTCGCCGCGCCCGACTTCGCCAACGCTGCAACTGCCGGAACAGGGGATTGGCAACTGGTGTTATCCGCTCACCGACGCTGTGCTGGATGATTCGGGGTTACGGAGACTGGCGGGTACGCAGAATGAAATCAAGCTTCCCTCAGGCGTGCCGCTGCAAACGCCGAACGCTGCTGGGTCGTCAAATATTTTGTTTGTTTCACAATGGGATAACTATCCGGCGGAGGCAGCCATCCCGCTGTCGGGTCGGGCTTCGCACGCGTATTTCCTGATGGCGGGTTCGTCGAATACCATGCAAAGCCAGTTTACGAATGGCGAGTTGCTCGTTGCATATACCGACGGAACCGAAGAAGTCCTGACATTGCGGAATCCAGAAACGTGGTGGCCCATCGAACAGGATTATTACACGGATGGGTTTGCCTTCCAGTTGAAGAAACCGGTGCCTTATCGAGTGCATTTGAAAACGGGTTTAATAACGCGCCAGTTTGATCAGTATACCAGCATCAAAGGCTTCTCGACCCGAGCCATCGAAGGCGGGGCGGCCACGGTACTGGATTTGCCCCTTAATCCGACAAAAACGTTAAAAGCCCTGACATTGAAAGCGTTGGCTAATGACGTCGTGATTGGTTTAATGAGTGTTACCCTGGTCCGTGAGTAA
- a CDS encoding RagB/SusD family nutrient uptake outer membrane protein, whose amino-acid sequence MKNKKLLIPALMLLLASCTDDLNQIPLSSATTATFYTQTNDFIQGANAIYNDLRGYPDRQLNLSETRSDNLYAVSEGGVRDWEGINSFHKTISANPYISDAWSANYNGIYRANVLLEQLQTNGAIVTDAVLRNRLQGEARFLRAFFYFDLVRWFGKVPLIDKPVTANEAQNISRSPVADVYALILSDLQFAAANLPDTYAAADRGRPTKWAAKAAQALVHMTRSGPTYDIEGPGLGLSEWSQALTLLNEIIASGRHSFLPSYANIFSYTNENNAEVVFDIQYATGLNPVVGSTFAWLLAPDTWFQANGKAIQGGLQIRPISNDLLRSYAATDTRKAFSIQSGYVFNGVAETQSFFKKYVDLTRVPPNRVDWPINFIVYRYTDILMLKAECILRGATGGTQAEVDAIVNQVRTRAGLTPLTNVTFAQLLEERRKEFAGEGLRWHDLVRSGQVETIINAWVAAEDVQKKMQPFQKNYIIYPIPQAELDVKPGLYTQNAGY is encoded by the coding sequence ATGAAAAATAAAAAGCTATTAATACCCGCACTGATGCTTTTACTGGCATCCTGCACTGACGACTTAAACCAGATACCGTTATCGTCGGCAACAACAGCGACTTTTTACACGCAAACGAATGATTTCATTCAGGGAGCGAATGCCATTTATAACGATTTGCGGGGTTACCCGGACCGGCAATTAAATTTATCGGAAACACGTTCAGATAACCTGTACGCCGTTTCGGAGGGAGGCGTACGCGATTGGGAAGGCATCAACAGTTTCCACAAAACCATTTCGGCTAACCCCTACATTTCGGATGCCTGGTCGGCGAACTACAACGGCATTTACCGGGCGAACGTTCTGCTGGAGCAACTTCAGACGAATGGGGCCATCGTTACCGATGCCGTATTGCGCAACCGGCTCCAGGGAGAAGCGCGGTTTCTGCGGGCGTTCTTCTACTTTGATCTGGTTCGCTGGTTTGGGAAGGTGCCTCTTATCGATAAACCCGTAACGGCCAACGAAGCCCAGAACATTTCGCGGAGCCCGGTAGCAGACGTTTATGCGTTAATCTTAAGCGATCTGCAATTTGCAGCGGCTAACCTGCCAGATACTTACGCGGCGGCTGATCGCGGACGACCGACCAAATGGGCGGCCAAAGCGGCGCAGGCCCTCGTGCACATGACCCGCTCCGGCCCGACTTACGACATCGAAGGACCAGGGCTTGGCCTGAGCGAATGGTCGCAGGCGCTGACGCTCCTGAACGAAATCATTGCCAGCGGTCGTCATTCGTTTTTGCCTAGCTACGCGAATATTTTCTCGTATACCAATGAAAATAATGCTGAAGTTGTCTTCGACATCCAGTACGCTACTGGCTTAAATCCGGTGGTTGGGTCAACGTTCGCGTGGTTACTGGCTCCCGATACCTGGTTTCAGGCGAATGGAAAAGCCATTCAGGGTGGCTTGCAGATTCGGCCTATTTCGAACGATCTGTTGAGGTCTTACGCCGCTACCGATACGCGGAAAGCATTCTCGATCCAGAGCGGTTACGTGTTCAACGGTGTAGCTGAAACGCAGTCTTTTTTCAAAAAATACGTCGATCTAACCAGAGTTCCACCCAACCGCGTTGACTGGCCGATCAATTTTATTGTATACCGCTATACGGATATTCTGATGTTAAAAGCAGAGTGTATCTTGCGCGGCGCTACGGGGGGAACCCAGGCTGAAGTGGATGCGATCGTGAATCAGGTGCGAACTCGGGCTGGTTTAACGCCGTTGACTAACGTTACGTTTGCGCAACTGCTGGAAGAGCGCCGGAAAGAGTTTGCGGGCGAAGGCCTGCGCTGGCACGATCTGGTTCGGAGCGGTCAGGTTGAAACCATCATTAACGCCTGGGTTGCCGCCGAGGACGTGCAGAAGAAAATGCAGCCATTCCAGAAAAATTACATTATTTATCCAATTCCCCAGGCCGAACTGGACGTAAAACCTGGATTGTATACACAGAATGCAGGCTACTAA